Proteins found in one Magnetococcales bacterium genomic segment:
- the cheB gene encoding chemotaxis-specific protein-glutamate methyltransferase CheB, whose translation MIRILIVEDSQVVALLLKALLEQEVDITVVGHAKNGQEAVEMVKTLRPDLITLDIRMPIMDGFEATRLIMSTRPTPIVVVSSSVDDEELSITFRAIEEGALAVIEKPRGMHHPDFNAIRSHLIDTIRAMSEIKLVRRYLHRRPTSPTPPAITPPHVAPHPFAPPISGFFKMVALACSTGGPQALHHIFSNLPGDLPFPVLVVQHISPGFVGGLCSWLDGASQLRVKLAEEGEVPLPGTVLIAPDSYHMVLKRDLSGLSIALNATPPVNGFRPSASPLFRSLAEHLPGQSVGGILTGMGHDGAEGLLAMHRAGCHTFAEDEKSAIVYGMPAEALAIGATKTALPLESIASHLESLIK comes from the coding sequence ATGATTCGCATTTTGATCGTTGAGGATTCCCAGGTGGTGGCTCTGCTGCTCAAGGCGCTCCTTGAGCAGGAAGTGGATATAACGGTGGTGGGACACGCCAAAAATGGCCAGGAAGCGGTGGAGATGGTCAAAACCCTGCGCCCCGACCTGATCACCCTGGACATCCGTATGCCGATCATGGATGGCTTCGAGGCGACCCGGCTGATCATGTCCACCCGCCCCACCCCCATCGTGGTGGTCTCTTCCAGCGTTGATGACGAAGAACTCAGCATCACCTTCCGGGCCATTGAGGAGGGGGCGCTGGCGGTGATTGAAAAACCCCGGGGGATGCACCATCCCGATTTTAACGCCATTCGCAGCCATCTCATCGACACCATCCGGGCGATGTCCGAGATCAAGCTCGTGCGCCGTTATCTCCACCGTCGGCCAACCTCTCCCACACCTCCCGCCATCACGCCGCCACATGTGGCTCCCCATCCGTTTGCCCCCCCCATCAGCGGATTTTTTAAAATGGTCGCCCTGGCCTGTTCCACCGGAGGCCCCCAGGCGCTGCACCACATTTTTTCCAATCTGCCGGGGGATTTGCCCTTTCCGGTTTTGGTGGTACAGCACATTTCTCCAGGATTTGTCGGAGGGCTCTGTTCCTGGTTGGATGGCGCTTCCCAACTTCGGGTCAAACTGGCCGAAGAGGGGGAGGTTCCCCTTCCCGGCACGGTCCTGATCGCCCCGGACAGCTACCACATGGTCTTGAAACGGGATCTTTCCGGCCTCTCCATCGCGCTCAACGCCACCCCACCGGTCAACGGCTTCCGTCCCTCGGCAAGCCCTCTTTTTCGATCCTTGGCCGAACATCTCCCGGGTCAAAGCGTCGGTGGTATTCTCACCGGCATGGGCCACGATGGGGCCGAAGGGCTCCTCGCCATGCACCGGGCGGGATGCCACACCTTCGCTGAAGATGAAAAAAGTGCCATTGTCTATGGCATGCCCGCTGAAGCCCTGGCCATCGGTGCGACTAAGACCGCTCTCCCTCTGGAGAGCATCGCTTCCCACCTGGAGTCCTTGATCAAATGA
- a CDS encoding response regulator: MSHINTLLITDSSMINRIIQSALEERFQSTVLDSSAEGFIEAIAAQKPDLVFLRTQLKEANGLEVCDRIKNHPDLTDTRVVFLSTDAKVREQAIHHRADRFLTIPFVPKAVKQVSGALYPPQKTVLFVDDNDLPHKIIVPPLQEEGFRVIEAWDGREALDMVDENQVDLILSDMEMPAMNGIQLCQSIRKSLAQDIPFVLLTSNAGEQHIQEAMEMGVDEYLTKPIVVPEIISRIKRLTEIDKHRGRPERILVVEDNAEDRGAVAKPLRAQGFDVEEAENGLVAFGLLNARPFSLVVTAFTMPHMDGLELALKIRKHPSPNLRKLPIIFATKRNTQADMVQVKSVGIQSFLAKPFSGDRIAAEVERVLSEERLESSRNEMRHYWTEDVIRQVESADALSQVVAEDQFRTILYCTIHNFPALCEETTSEEQVTLLNHFLDACSDVLDQHDIIIQATCAGDSLMGSAGRQETGALRAVQAGLAILAKQAELSKYAGREVTLRVGVHSGHVVAGHLGGKRHGRSLALIGKNMEIARCVARADSGKGLSISHKTLEMIRDKVGVGASQSVPIASLNQAIDIHQVTGLK, from the coding sequence ATGTCCCATATCAATACCCTTCTGATTACCGATTCATCCATGATCAACCGCATCATCCAATCGGCTCTGGAAGAGCGTTTCCAGAGTACGGTCCTTGATTCCAGTGCGGAGGGCTTTATTGAGGCGATTGCGGCCCAAAAGCCGGACCTGGTTTTTTTACGGACCCAGCTTAAGGAAGCCAACGGACTGGAGGTGTGCGACCGCATTAAAAACCACCCGGATCTTACGGATACCAGGGTGGTGTTTCTCTCCACCGACGCCAAGGTTCGGGAACAGGCCATTCACCACCGGGCCGACCGCTTTTTGACCATCCCCTTTGTACCCAAAGCGGTCAAACAGGTGAGCGGTGCGCTCTATCCGCCTCAAAAAACAGTCCTGTTTGTGGATGACAACGACCTGCCCCATAAGATTATCGTCCCCCCCCTGCAGGAAGAGGGTTTCCGGGTGATCGAAGCGTGGGATGGGCGGGAAGCCCTGGACATGGTGGATGAAAACCAGGTGGACCTGATTCTTTCAGACATGGAAATGCCCGCCATGAACGGCATCCAGCTCTGTCAATCCATCCGCAAATCCCTGGCCCAGGATATTCCCTTCGTACTCCTGACTTCCAACGCCGGAGAGCAGCACATCCAGGAAGCGATGGAGATGGGGGTGGATGAATATTTGACCAAGCCCATTGTCGTGCCGGAAATCATCTCCCGGATCAAACGCCTGACCGAAATTGACAAACATCGAGGCCGACCTGAACGCATTCTGGTGGTGGAAGACAATGCCGAGGACCGGGGGGCTGTTGCCAAGCCTCTCAGAGCCCAGGGATTTGATGTGGAAGAGGCTGAAAATGGCTTGGTCGCCTTCGGCCTGCTCAATGCCAGGCCCTTCAGCCTGGTGGTCACCGCCTTCACCATGCCCCACATGGATGGTTTGGAGCTGGCTCTCAAAATCCGCAAGCATCCAAGCCCCAACCTGCGCAAACTCCCCATCATTTTTGCCACCAAGCGCAACACCCAGGCCGATATGGTGCAGGTAAAATCGGTGGGTATTCAATCGTTCCTGGCCAAGCCTTTCTCTGGTGACCGGATTGCCGCCGAGGTAGAGCGGGTGCTCTCGGAAGAGCGCCTGGAATCAAGCCGCAATGAGATGCGCCACTACTGGACCGAAGATGTCATTCGCCAGGTGGAAAGCGCTGATGCCCTGAGCCAAGTGGTGGCTGAAGATCAATTCCGCACCATTCTCTACTGTACGATTCACAACTTTCCAGCCCTGTGTGAAGAGACCACCTCCGAGGAGCAGGTGACCCTGCTCAATCATTTTCTGGATGCCTGTAGCGATGTCCTCGACCAACACGACATCATCATTCAAGCCACTTGTGCGGGGGATTCGTTGATGGGTTCTGCTGGTCGTCAGGAGACCGGAGCCTTAAGGGCGGTACAGGCCGGCTTGGCCATCTTGGCCAAGCAAGCGGAACTCAGCAAATATGCCGGTCGTGAAGTCACCTTGCGGGTGGGTGTCCACTCCGGACATGTGGTGGCCGGACATCTGGGCGGTAAACGCCATGGGCGCAGCTTGGCGCTGATCGGCAAAAACATGGAGATCGCCCGCTGTGTGGCCCGGGCTGATTCTGGCAAAGGACTCTCCATCAGCCACAAAACCCTGGAGATGATCCGGGACAAGGTTGGGGTGGGAGCCTCCCAAAGCGTGCCGATTGCGAGCCTCAATCAAGCCATCGACATTCATCAGGTGACCGGCCTAAAATAA
- a CDS encoding Hpt domain-containing protein, translating into MTHAKPPDNPMAEQLPDLLEAMKRECRERMKRAEEALALCPAELSVETCCNRVHQEFDSLHGAARAANLQGVEGFSRLVAQVARNTRKRGEQSDLDPHIRDLLEAAIQLTSRCFEGADPGSIEEQKDVRHLTHRMKSLLAPL; encoded by the coding sequence ATGACCCACGCCAAGCCCCCCGACAACCCCATGGCCGAACAGCTCCCTGACCTTCTGGAAGCCATGAAGAGGGAGTGCCGGGAACGGATGAAACGGGCGGAGGAAGCCCTTGCTCTGTGCCCAGCGGAACTCTCCGTTGAAACCTGCTGCAACCGCGTACATCAGGAGTTTGACAGCCTCCACGGCGCTGCCCGGGCTGCCAATCTCCAGGGCGTTGAAGGATTTTCCCGCCTGGTGGCCCAGGTGGCCCGAAATACCCGCAAGCGTGGGGAGCAATCGGATCTTGATCCACACATTCGTGACCTTCTTGAAGCCGCCATACAACTCACCAGCCGCTGTTTTGAGGGGGCTGATCCCGGTTCCATAGAAGAACAAAAGGATGTGCGCCACCTGACCCACCGTATGAAAAGCCTGCTGGCCCCCCTGTGA
- a CDS encoding nitrate- and nitrite sensing domain-containing protein: MKTIGNLGIRTKLALMLTLPVLSLLYYAGSGYQQQKSLMSELERLDRLSVFSVQVGVFVHEMQKERGRTSLYLAAQGKKYATPLADQRQATDDKKAPLAASLGTFLGQLDGDDLEGVGRTIHNQLDGLKQLRDRVDQVAIPAREALSYYTTTNARLLDLVEKVSSSITRAGVGNHLISYLMLLRGKDLLGLERAETGKVLHMGEATRQDAVRLTELNASKKIYLNLYLSHADTTSREFYTTVMAADCVTQVEEIQTNLLGDHTAAFPKATASQWFDLITCKIDHLKQVEDQLVSDIKSHISDLMASTRYNFMFFIALNIGAIGLTLILVLTIAHHITSQTGQLVRTMGRFAEGALSERMGGAFRDEIGRIGLSFNKMANRIEINTEEEKKRALEDREEARRFRERVDLLRQTIARVATGDLSQRTPAQGDDELSQLGQNLNAMIESLAQMARQTEEVTQALATTLEEVQGSARAQSSGASEQAAAVNETTTTLEEIRATSTQTLEKAQTLGRMADRTRTEGEQGHLAVEESLASMREIRAKVEVIAQNILDLSEQTLRIGEITSSVNNLAQQSKMLALNAAIEAAKAGEAGKGFGVVAEEVKNLAEQSQQFTTQVHRILEEIRHATDKAVMATEEGSKEVDQGVIRMEQTGTSVRSLSEVIRETAMAGQQIVAAVRQEATGIDQISTAMTEINKVTQQFVSATQQAVQATTDLGNLSGKLKESIRFYKV, translated from the coding sequence ATGAAAACCATCGGCAATCTCGGAATCCGAACCAAACTCGCTCTCATGCTGACCCTGCCGGTCTTAAGCCTTCTTTATTATGCAGGCTCCGGCTATCAGCAGCAAAAAAGCCTGATGTCGGAATTGGAACGCCTGGACCGGCTCTCGGTCTTTTCGGTTCAGGTGGGGGTGTTTGTCCACGAAATGCAAAAAGAGCGGGGCCGCACATCCCTCTATCTGGCTGCTCAGGGTAAAAAATATGCCACTCCCCTGGCCGACCAGCGCCAAGCCACCGATGATAAAAAAGCCCCCCTTGCAGCCTCCCTGGGCACCTTTTTGGGGCAACTGGACGGGGATGACCTGGAGGGAGTGGGCCGCACCATCCATAACCAACTGGATGGACTCAAACAGCTGCGAGATCGAGTAGACCAGGTGGCCATTCCCGCCCGGGAGGCCCTCTCCTACTATACCACCACCAATGCCCGCCTGCTGGATCTGGTGGAAAAGGTCTCCAGCTCCATCACCCGGGCCGGTGTCGGCAATCATCTGATCAGCTATCTCATGCTGCTCAGAGGAAAAGATCTTCTGGGGCTGGAGCGGGCCGAAACCGGCAAGGTGCTCCATATGGGTGAAGCCACCCGGCAGGATGCGGTCCGCCTGACGGAACTGAACGCCTCCAAGAAGATCTATCTCAATCTTTATCTAAGCCATGCCGACACCACGAGCCGGGAATTTTATACCACGGTCATGGCTGCCGACTGTGTCACCCAGGTGGAGGAGATTCAAACAAACCTGCTGGGTGACCACACAGCTGCCTTCCCCAAAGCCACCGCTTCCCAATGGTTTGATCTCATCACCTGCAAAATCGATCACCTGAAACAGGTGGAAGATCAGCTGGTGTCGGACATCAAAAGCCATATCAGCGATTTGATGGCCTCAACCCGGTATAATTTCATGTTCTTCATCGCCTTGAATATCGGCGCCATCGGACTCACCCTGATCCTGGTGCTGACCATCGCCCATCACATCACCTCCCAAACCGGACAGCTGGTACGCACCATGGGACGCTTTGCCGAAGGGGCGTTGAGCGAACGCATGGGAGGGGCCTTTCGGGATGAGATCGGTCGCATTGGGCTGTCGTTCAACAAGATGGCCAATCGGATCGAGATCAACACCGAAGAGGAAAAAAAACGCGCCCTGGAAGATCGGGAAGAGGCCCGGCGTTTTCGGGAACGGGTGGATCTGTTGCGCCAAACCATCGCTCGGGTCGCGACGGGTGACCTCAGCCAACGCACCCCGGCCCAGGGGGATGACGAACTCTCCCAGCTGGGGCAAAATCTGAACGCCATGATCGAAAGCCTGGCCCAGATGGCCCGCCAGACCGAAGAGGTCACCCAGGCGCTGGCCACCACCCTGGAAGAGGTCCAAGGCTCGGCCCGGGCGCAATCTTCCGGCGCCTCGGAGCAGGCCGCAGCGGTCAACGAAACCACCACCACCCTGGAGGAGATCCGCGCCACCTCCACCCAGACCCTGGAAAAGGCCCAAACCCTGGGCCGCATGGCTGATCGCACCCGCACCGAAGGCGAACAGGGCCATCTGGCGGTAGAGGAGAGTCTGGCCTCCATGCGGGAAATTCGCGCCAAGGTGGAGGTAATCGCCCAAAACATTCTCGACCTTTCAGAGCAGACCCTGCGCATCGGCGAAATCACCTCCTCGGTCAACAACCTGGCCCAGCAATCCAAAATGCTCGCCTTGAACGCCGCCATCGAAGCAGCCAAAGCGGGAGAGGCGGGCAAGGGATTTGGGGTGGTGGCTGAAGAGGTCAAAAATCTGGCCGAGCAATCCCAGCAGTTTACCACCCAGGTGCACCGGATTTTGGAAGAGATCCGCCACGCCACCGACAAGGCGGTGATGGCTACTGAAGAGGGCTCCAAGGAGGTGGATCAGGGGGTGATCCGCATGGAGCAGACCGGCACCTCGGTGCGCAGCTTGTCGGAGGTGATTCGGGAGACCGCCATGGCTGGCCAGCAGATCGTCGCAGCGGTGCGCCAGGAGGCCACCGGCATCGACCAGATCTCTACCGCCATGACCGAAATCAACAAGGTGACCCAACAGTTTGTCTCGGCGACCCAGCAGGCGGTGCAGGCGACCACTGATCTGGGCAACCTGTCCGGCAAGCTCAAGGAATCCATCCGCTTCTATAAGGTATAG
- a CDS encoding hybrid sensor histidine kinase/response regulator, with protein sequence MFKDLDPALKEELISVFRMELGQQIDAIADCLMKLERELPDPDRKKLLEDIFRAAHNVKGASRGIGLEQVADLAHRLESLFTVLKRASLAPSGEMADLILETLDFMKETFEGFVLGQEASAGKVQALGDRIHGLTQSIQPGGKPLPATTRSTPALPPELMATPAPVSGSKPKGVGAPQADGLAPSQDSAPDRKVQKTLSPSPPRSLPDPPETQPETKTDSPPMGIRRQKPPMAMERPTREEAPLPKPSQPSQSQEPTVTVKPPKPQPPKPETIPATEEKSPPPASTQADTTKERRKSSQGEVLQVPVERMERLGAWAEELHVSLVDMELHGRATRSILDLSENLGRAIESGGTPSVKTLDILGELRRASAHLQQDLLATTRQLQVLTHSMQHDIRQLRLVRVATLTRPLVRSVRDLARELKKKVAFTISGDDNEIDRSILGRIRSPLTHLLNNALDHGLEPPDQRLAAGKPEEGRLTIDITREGSRILIRIQDDGRGLDPEWIARQAVKKGLLTREEVERLDRQKILELVFRPGFSSREIVTAISGRGVGLDVVRSNMHAINGRATLLSKKGQGTTITLELPLTLATERGLLVHTGGQLFAIPTLSVERIIELTPERIVRVENNDAILLDDHPVPLAALSDILRLKKSTQPPTNPDKTIKVVVVAQEWHMAALIVDEVEGEREIVVKKLQPPLHRVENVSGGAVTGTGQVVIVLDPRDLVESAPRLKNDMSWTPKESETAEKPIPHILVVDDSITTRTLEKSILQNAGYQVSVATDGEEAWEILKTRSFDLVVTDVEMPITNGIVLTGRIKQSDTHQETPVIIVSSLGRDEDKERGIEVGADAYIVKNQFETRALLEVVEQLLLY encoded by the coding sequence ATGTTCAAAGACCTGGACCCCGCCTTGAAGGAAGAGCTGATCAGCGTCTTCCGGATGGAACTGGGCCAACAGATAGATGCCATTGCCGATTGTCTGATGAAGCTTGAAAGAGAGCTTCCGGACCCGGATCGCAAAAAGCTTCTGGAAGATATTTTTCGGGCAGCTCATAACGTCAAAGGGGCTTCCCGGGGAATTGGCCTGGAGCAGGTTGCTGATCTGGCCCACCGTCTGGAGTCCCTCTTCACGGTACTCAAGCGGGCCTCGCTGGCCCCTTCAGGAGAGATGGCTGATCTGATATTGGAAACCCTCGACTTTATGAAGGAGACCTTTGAGGGATTTGTTCTGGGACAGGAGGCCTCAGCCGGTAAAGTCCAGGCGTTGGGGGATCGGATCCACGGCTTGACCCAGTCGATCCAACCGGGTGGCAAGCCTCTCCCAGCGACCACGCGATCCACCCCTGCCCTGCCCCCCGAGCTGATGGCTACCCCGGCACCGGTCAGTGGCTCCAAACCCAAAGGTGTTGGAGCACCCCAAGCTGATGGATTGGCACCCTCCCAGGACTCGGCACCCGACCGCAAAGTTCAGAAGACTCTCTCCCCTTCACCCCCTCGTTCGTTGCCAGACCCCCCTGAAACGCAACCTGAAACCAAAACCGATTCACCCCCCATGGGCATTCGTCGGCAAAAGCCCCCGATGGCCATGGAGAGGCCCACCAGGGAGGAAGCCCCACTCCCCAAGCCATCCCAGCCATCCCAAAGCCAAGAGCCCACTGTAACTGTAAAGCCCCCCAAGCCCCAACCACCCAAGCCGGAAACGATTCCAGCCACCGAAGAGAAAAGCCCCCCGCCCGCCTCAACCCAGGCTGACACGACCAAGGAGCGTCGCAAATCGAGTCAAGGGGAGGTGTTGCAGGTACCGGTAGAGCGCATGGAACGACTGGGGGCCTGGGCGGAAGAGTTGCATGTAAGCCTGGTGGATATGGAACTCCATGGCCGGGCGACCCGCTCGATTCTGGATCTTTCTGAAAATTTGGGACGCGCCATCGAATCCGGTGGGACGCCATCGGTCAAAACCCTCGACATTCTGGGAGAGCTGCGCCGCGCTTCAGCCCATCTCCAGCAGGATTTGCTCGCCACCACCCGGCAGTTGCAAGTGCTCACCCACTCCATGCAGCACGACATCCGCCAGCTGCGTCTGGTGCGGGTGGCGACCCTCACCCGTCCTCTGGTGCGCTCGGTTCGGGATCTGGCCCGGGAGTTGAAGAAAAAAGTCGCCTTTACCATCAGCGGTGATGACAACGAAATCGACCGCTCCATTCTGGGCCGCATCCGCAGCCCCCTGACCCACCTCCTCAACAACGCCCTGGATCACGGTCTGGAACCCCCGGACCAAAGGTTGGCCGCAGGCAAGCCGGAAGAGGGACGCCTCACCATTGACATCACCCGGGAAGGGAGTCGAATCCTCATCCGGATTCAGGATGATGGCAGAGGACTCGACCCGGAGTGGATCGCCCGACAGGCTGTCAAGAAGGGGCTCCTCACCCGGGAGGAGGTTGAGCGGCTGGACCGACAAAAAATTTTGGAGTTGGTTTTTCGTCCGGGGTTTTCCAGCCGGGAGATCGTCACGGCCATTTCGGGGCGGGGGGTTGGGCTCGATGTGGTGCGCTCCAACATGCACGCCATCAATGGCCGGGCCACCCTCCTGAGTAAAAAAGGTCAGGGCACCACCATCACCCTGGAGCTGCCCCTCACCCTGGCTACGGAGCGGGGACTGCTGGTCCACACCGGGGGACAGCTGTTCGCCATCCCCACCCTCTCGGTGGAACGCATTATCGAGTTGACCCCTGAGCGGATTGTGCGGGTGGAAAACAACGATGCCATCCTTCTCGACGACCATCCCGTCCCCCTGGCCGCCCTTTCTGATATTTTAAGATTAAAAAAATCGACACAACCCCCTACCAATCCTGACAAAACCATCAAAGTGGTGGTGGTGGCCCAGGAGTGGCATATGGCAGCACTCATCGTTGATGAAGTGGAAGGGGAGCGGGAAATCGTCGTCAAAAAACTCCAACCCCCCCTCCATCGGGTGGAAAACGTCTCCGGGGGAGCGGTGACCGGTACCGGCCAGGTGGTGATTGTCCTCGACCCCCGGGATCTGGTGGAGTCAGCCCCACGCCTCAAAAACGATATGAGCTGGACCCCCAAAGAGTCGGAAACCGCTGAAAAGCCAATCCCCCATATCCTGGTGGTGGACGACTCCATCACCACCCGCACTCTGGAAAAATCGATTCTGCAAAATGCCGGCTACCAGGTAAGCGTGGCGACCGATGGTGAAGAGGCGTGGGAAATTCTCAAAACCCGCTCCTTCGACCTGGTGGTCACCGATGTCGAGATGCCCATCACCAATGGTATTGTCCTCACCGGACGCATCAAGCAGAGCGACACCCACCAGGAGACCCCGGTGATTATCGTCTCCTCACTGGGACGGGACGAAGACAAGGAGCGGGGCATCGAGGTGGGAGCGGATGCCTATATCGTCAAAAACCAGTTCGAAACCCGGGCGCTGCTGGAGGTGGTGGAACAGCTGCTATTATATTGA
- a CDS encoding cyclic nucleotide-binding domain-containing protein, translating into MVILELLEQIPFFWDMTEEEKKLILKDDSFFSVYQPGDYIIKEGPEETYPLYVMVTGDVKVTKNCAEGEKELIQLTAGAVIGEMSFLVSRPRATNVIAINQVTVFRIDDKTLVKMPCDTQIKIKDKLIEILIKRLDDMNTNQARADMANQVLTKALREAQSGP; encoded by the coding sequence ATGGTCATTCTGGAACTGCTGGAACAAATCCCATTTTTCTGGGATATGACCGAAGAGGAAAAAAAGCTCATTCTGAAAGATGACAGCTTTTTTTCCGTGTATCAGCCCGGTGATTATATCATCAAGGAAGGGCCGGAAGAGACCTACCCCCTCTATGTGATGGTCACCGGGGATGTCAAAGTCACCAAAAACTGCGCTGAGGGGGAAAAGGAGCTGATACAGCTCACCGCTGGAGCCGTGATTGGTGAGATGTCCTTTCTGGTCTCCCGCCCCCGGGCCACCAACGTCATAGCGATCAACCAGGTAACGGTTTTTCGTATCGACGACAAAACCCTGGTCAAAATGCCCTGTGACACCCAGATCAAAATCAAAGACAAACTGATAGAAATCCTGATCAAGCGTCTGGATGACATGAACACCAACCAGGCCCGAGCGGATATGGCCAACCAGGTGCTCACCAAGGCGTTGCGGGAGGCCCAATCCGGCCCATAG
- the feoB gene encoding ferrous iron transport protein B, with the protein MENTKRTITVGLIGNPNCGKSTLFNKLAKANANIGNYPRVTVDIQEAVFEYKGHTIQLLDLPGIYSLTSKSPEERLAREFLHSEKADVLINILDAGNMERSLFFTTQLLEMGQATVYALNMIDEAHKKGIRLATDQISSMLGGPVVETSARNGEGLEALMDAVIARPHHDEIQPVDITYDSHLESSVTNVQQLIAELHPDEMDSHQTRWLAIKLLEGDDEFLERQEADHTVLIEMVRRERFDLQRSHGDECETMFAYARYGFINGLLSETRTTVEDPAKRMEWTRQVDHFLLHQFLGLPLFLFLMWLMFETTFTMGNFPAGWIDSGVQWFSSGVSAILPAGLVHDLLVEGVIAGVGAVIVFLPYILILFFFLALFNETGYMARASFLLDRVMHIFGLHGKAFIPLVMGFGCNVPAVMATRTIESPRSRLITILINPFMSCSQRLPAFILLAGAFFTDRQGLVIFSMYIISIVVAMGASVFLSRFVIHGGKESFVMELPPYRLPTWESILFHIWEKAYDFVRMVGGVIVAGSIIIWFLQAFPQEIPFGTDYEGQIASLSSQQTTPETAETISQLKRQRHQERLEKSYLGVLGQSISPVFEPLGFDWKDAVAIVTGIFAKEVVVASYAVLYAQDEGSHGEGSDSLREEISHAMAPLTAFALMVFLLLYSPCLSTIAAIQRETKSWGWAGFSVVFSLSIAWVLAFGIVSLGGYVA; encoded by the coding sequence ATGGAAAACACCAAGCGCACCATCACAGTGGGGTTGATCGGCAATCCCAACTGCGGTAAATCGACACTTTTCAACAAACTCGCCAAAGCCAATGCCAACATCGGCAACTATCCCCGGGTGACGGTGGATATTCAGGAGGCGGTTTTTGAATATAAAGGCCACACCATCCAACTTTTGGACCTGCCGGGAATCTACTCCCTCACCTCCAAATCTCCGGAAGAGCGCTTGGCCCGAGAATTTCTCCATTCTGAAAAAGCGGATGTCCTGATCAACATTCTCGATGCGGGCAACATGGAGCGCTCCCTCTTTTTTACCACCCAACTTTTGGAAATGGGGCAAGCCACGGTCTACGCTCTGAATATGATCGACGAAGCCCATAAAAAGGGCATCCGGCTGGCTACTGATCAGATTTCCAGCATGTTGGGCGGCCCGGTGGTAGAGACCTCCGCACGCAATGGTGAAGGGCTGGAAGCCTTGATGGATGCGGTTATTGCCCGCCCCCATCATGACGAAATCCAACCGGTGGATATCACCTATGACAGCCATCTGGAGAGTTCGGTCACCAATGTGCAACAGCTGATCGCCGAACTCCACCCGGACGAGATGGACAGCCATCAAACCCGATGGCTGGCGATCAAACTCCTGGAGGGGGACGATGAATTTTTGGAGCGCCAGGAAGCGGACCACACGGTACTCATCGAAATGGTCCGCCGGGAGCGGTTCGATCTACAGCGCTCCCATGGCGATGAGTGCGAAACCATGTTCGCCTATGCCCGATACGGCTTTATCAACGGCCTCCTTTCCGAAACCCGTACCACGGTGGAAGATCCGGCCAAGCGCATGGAGTGGACCCGGCAGGTGGATCATTTCCTGCTGCATCAATTTTTGGGACTGCCCCTCTTTCTGTTTTTGATGTGGCTGATGTTCGAAACCACCTTCACCATGGGTAACTTTCCTGCGGGATGGATCGACTCCGGTGTGCAGTGGTTTTCCAGCGGGGTAAGCGCCATCCTGCCTGCGGGGCTGGTGCACGATCTCCTGGTAGAGGGGGTGATTGCCGGTGTGGGAGCAGTGATTGTTTTCCTACCCTATATCCTGATTCTCTTTTTCTTTTTAGCCCTCTTCAACGAAACCGGCTATATGGCTCGGGCCTCCTTTTTGCTGGACCGGGTGATGCATATCTTCGGACTCCACGGCAAGGCGTTCATTCCCCTGGTGATGGGGTTCGGCTGCAATGTGCCTGCTGTCATGGCGACCCGCACCATCGAAAGCCCCCGCTCCCGGCTGATCACCATTCTGATCAACCCCTTCATGTCCTGCTCCCAGCGGCTGCCGGCCTTTATTCTTCTGGCGGGCGCCTTTTTTACAGATCGCCAGGGACTGGTCATCTTTTCCATGTATATCATCTCCATCGTGGTGGCCATGGGGGCATCGGTGTTTCTGAGCCGGTTTGTGATTCACGGCGGCAAGGAATCCTTCGTCATGGAGCTTCCCCCCTATCGGCTCCCCACCTGGGAATCGATTCTCTTCCACATTTGGGAAAAAGCCTACGATTTTGTCCGCATGGTGGGAGGGGTGATCGTGGCGGGTTCCATCATCATCTGGTTCCTACAGGCCTTTCCCCAGGAGATTCCCTTCGGCACCGACTATGAAGGGCAGATTGCCAGCCTTTCCTCCCAGCAGACCACCCCTGAGACCGCTGAAACCATCAGCCAGCTTAAGCGGCAGCGTCATCAGGAGCGGCTGGAAAAAAGCTATCTGGGGGTGTTGGGCCAATCCATCAGCCCGGTTTTTGAGCCTTTGGGGTTTGACTGGAAGGATGCCGTCGCCATCGTCACCGGTATTTTTGCCAAGGAGGTGGTGGTGGCCAGCTATGCCGTGCTTTATGCCCAGGATGAAGGCAGCCATGGAGAGGGCTCCGACTCCCTCCGGGAGGAAATCTCCCATGCCATGGCCCCTCTCACTGCGTTTGCCCTGATGGTTTTTCTCCTGCTCTACTCCCCTTGCCTCTCGACCATCGCGGCCATTCAGCGGGAGACGAAAAGCTGGGGGTGGGCTGGATTTTCGGTGGTGTTTTCGTTGAGCATCGCCTGGGTACTGGCTTTTGGCATCGTCTCTTTAGGGGGGTATGTGGCATAA